The following proteins come from a genomic window of Pyxidicoccus sp. MSG2:
- a CDS encoding AAA family ATPase produces MESAAPAPRPVPDASSDDLRAVEELSQARNEIVAQIEKRVVGQREVVEHLLISLFSRGHCLFVGVPGLAKTLLISTLADVLNLSFNRIQFTPDLMPSDITGTDILEEDRTTGRRTFRFLQGPLFANIILADEVNRTPPKTQAALLQAMQEYRVTAGGRTYPLDLPFLVFATQNPIEQEGTYPLPEAQLDRFMFLVDVGYPTAEEEVQIVKSTTGGPQPKLEKILSPERILALQELVRRVPVPDHVVRYAVDLVRHTRPKEPGAPDFIAKNASWGAGPRASQYLVVAAKARAILNGRFVATVEDVRALARPVLRHRVLPNFTAESEGITSVKLIDQLLAVVKG; encoded by the coding sequence ATGGAAAGCGCCGCCCCTGCCCCACGCCCCGTGCCCGACGCCTCGAGCGACGACCTCCGCGCCGTCGAGGAGCTCTCCCAGGCCCGGAACGAAATCGTCGCTCAAATCGAGAAGCGCGTCGTCGGCCAGCGCGAAGTGGTGGAGCACCTGCTCATCTCGCTCTTCAGCCGCGGCCACTGCCTCTTCGTCGGTGTGCCCGGCCTCGCCAAGACGCTGCTCATCTCCACCCTGGCGGACGTCCTCAACCTCTCCTTCAACCGCATCCAGTTCACCCCGGACCTGATGCCGTCGGACATCACCGGCACGGACATCCTCGAAGAGGACCGCACCACCGGCCGGCGCACCTTCCGCTTCCTCCAGGGTCCCCTGTTCGCGAACATCATCCTCGCGGACGAGGTGAACCGCACCCCGCCCAAGACGCAGGCCGCGCTGCTCCAGGCCATGCAGGAGTACCGCGTCACCGCCGGCGGCCGCACCTACCCGTTGGACCTGCCCTTCCTCGTCTTCGCCACGCAGAACCCCATCGAGCAGGAGGGCACGTACCCGCTGCCCGAGGCGCAGCTCGACCGGTTCATGTTCCTGGTGGACGTGGGCTACCCCACCGCCGAGGAAGAGGTGCAGATCGTCAAGAGCACCACCGGCGGTCCGCAGCCGAAGCTGGAGAAGATTCTCTCCCCCGAGCGCATCCTCGCCCTCCAGGAGCTGGTGCGCCGCGTCCCCGTGCCCGACCACGTGGTGCGCTACGCGGTGGACCTGGTGCGCCACACGCGTCCCAAGGAGCCGGGCGCTCCGGACTTCATCGCCAAGAATGCGTCCTGGGGCGCGGGGCCTCGCGCGAGCCAATACCTGGTGGTCGCCGCCAAGGCGCGCGCCATCCTCAACGGCCGCTTCGTGGCCACCGTCGAGGACGTGCGCGCGCTGGCGCGTCCGGTGCTGCGCCACCGCGTGCTGCCCAACTTCACCGCGGAGAGCGAGGGCATCACCTCGGTGAAGCTCATCGACCAGCTCCTCGCGGTGGTGAAGGGCTAG
- a CDS encoding TIGR02266 family protein — MDQGRRTTDRKAVGLLVKLKHETVGSFAEEFATNLSPGGMFVRSRTPQPVGTPVKFEVQIAGGVRVLRGAAVVRWVREVGDPAGPPGMGLQFEELDTASRALVDMMLLQRKSDAAVSAVTPLPSIAPSVAPAVAPAVAPVAPRAAPVQARPTPTSAPVPPAPVRPAAPAPTQRASGGMALDSLFDDLESSDGPAPSTSMADETFDFSPPTPTPASAAYTTPPPVADDDVDIPLDELIASTPPPPTPPDGDEPLPGFDFEMEAPVVGTPVAMDLPLDEPPIEIGFTVELEPPSTGPSPSGGALEFELDLGDAVEEAPRAAAPPPRVAPPPPPPAQSSPSAGIEFELDFGDAAEEAPPPRAVAPPPAPRAVAAPPPPPRAAPAPVAPPPAPAEARSSGGSFEFDLDLSDAMEEAPPVAPPPPPRAAMSAPAPVTPPPAPAAARSTGGSIEFDLDLSDDDAFGSASPTPAPAAKAPPAPARPVAPPPAPQVAAPAVRPPPPPVAPPAPPAPSLPNVRREAPRVPEPLGTPTLLTPAAAKQAPVAPALDERGLPRTIFLPPPGQLSGTGPVIGIDLGTTNSCVALLTNGRPLVLRSREGYNTIPSVISLNAQNKLLVSHRAKNQLVLRPQQTIYGAKRLVGRPYDSAVVNQVRERFHYEIVPDAAGRAAVRLGDNVLSLEEVQAIILRECKEMAEAHLNQKVERAVVTVPAYYSEPQREAVRKAGVLAGLKVERILNEPTSAALAYGLNRELNKKVLVYDLGGGTFDATILKIEKNVFEVLGTGGDIFLGGIDFDNLIVDSLLARFQEKEGIAFSGDGIALSRVSDAAERAKMALSERATFEVHIPMLMMDEAGRPRDLRVVMTRQELEKICDPLLSRTVDVVRDVLLDAKLKASEVDDIILVGGMSRMPLVRDKLKGLFGKGPQASVNADEAVALGAALYSGSVDKVSSVVLIDVLPMTVGVAMPGGAFKRVIERNSPLPAQRSFAINTTKDNEEFLELSIFQGEDNHISANEYLGTVRIEGLPKGPKGAVRVAVTIKLDSECVLHVEAREYSTRKEVKATLATRYSPEELQKQLQVTKESVKAAEDRRGADLKERAGGFWGFVKKALGRK; from the coding sequence ATGGATCAAGGCAGGCGCACCACGGACCGCAAAGCAGTGGGTCTGCTGGTGAAGCTCAAGCATGAAACGGTGGGGAGCTTCGCGGAGGAGTTCGCCACCAACCTGAGCCCGGGTGGGATGTTCGTCCGCTCGCGCACCCCACAGCCCGTGGGGACACCCGTCAAGTTCGAGGTACAGATCGCCGGAGGCGTGCGCGTGCTGCGCGGCGCCGCCGTGGTGCGCTGGGTCCGCGAGGTCGGAGACCCGGCCGGGCCTCCTGGCATGGGACTCCAGTTCGAGGAGCTCGACACCGCCAGCCGCGCGCTCGTGGACATGATGCTCCTGCAGCGCAAGTCGGACGCCGCCGTGTCCGCCGTGACGCCGCTGCCCTCCATCGCGCCCTCGGTGGCGCCCGCTGTCGCTCCCGCCGTGGCGCCCGTGGCCCCCCGCGCCGCCCCCGTGCAGGCGCGGCCCACGCCGACATCCGCCCCCGTGCCTCCCGCTCCCGTGCGCCCCGCGGCCCCGGCGCCGACGCAGCGCGCCTCGGGGGGCATGGCGCTCGACTCGCTCTTCGATGACCTGGAGTCGTCGGACGGGCCCGCCCCGTCCACGTCCATGGCGGACGAGACGTTCGACTTCTCGCCCCCGACGCCCACGCCGGCCTCCGCCGCGTACACGACGCCTCCGCCCGTCGCGGACGACGACGTGGACATCCCACTCGACGAGCTCATCGCGAGCACGCCGCCTCCGCCCACTCCGCCGGACGGGGACGAGCCGCTGCCCGGGTTCGACTTCGAGATGGAGGCCCCCGTCGTCGGCACGCCCGTGGCCATGGACCTGCCGCTCGACGAGCCACCCATCGAGATCGGCTTCACGGTGGAGCTCGAGCCGCCCTCCACCGGCCCTTCTCCTTCGGGCGGGGCCCTGGAGTTCGAGCTGGACCTCGGTGATGCCGTGGAAGAGGCGCCCCGTGCCGCGGCGCCTCCGCCGCGCGTCGCGCCTCCGCCTCCGCCTCCCGCTCAGTCGTCGCCCAGTGCCGGCATCGAGTTCGAGCTGGACTTCGGCGACGCCGCGGAAGAGGCGCCGCCGCCTCGCGCGGTGGCGCCGCCTCCGGCCCCTCGCGCGGTGGCCGCGCCGCCTCCGCCGCCTCGCGCCGCGCCGGCACCCGTGGCGCCGCCTCCGGCGCCCGCAGAGGCCCGCTCCTCGGGTGGCAGCTTCGAGTTCGACCTGGACCTGTCCGACGCCATGGAGGAGGCCCCTCCCGTGGCGCCTCCGCCTCCGCCCCGCGCGGCCATGTCGGCTCCGGCTCCGGTGACGCCGCCTCCGGCCCCCGCCGCGGCCCGCTCCACGGGCGGCAGCATCGAGTTCGACCTGGACCTGTCGGACGACGACGCGTTCGGGTCTGCCAGCCCCACACCCGCTCCCGCCGCCAAGGCCCCACCGGCGCCTGCCCGGCCCGTGGCGCCTCCGCCCGCGCCGCAGGTGGCCGCCCCGGCAGTCCGCCCTCCGCCTCCTCCCGTGGCGCCCCCTGCGCCGCCCGCGCCGTCGCTGCCCAACGTGCGCCGCGAGGCCCCGCGCGTTCCCGAGCCCCTGGGCACGCCCACGCTGCTCACCCCGGCCGCGGCGAAACAGGCACCCGTCGCGCCCGCGCTGGACGAGCGCGGCCTGCCGAGGACCATCTTCCTTCCGCCGCCCGGGCAGCTCAGCGGCACGGGCCCGGTCATCGGCATCGACCTGGGCACCACCAACTCGTGCGTGGCGCTGCTCACCAACGGCCGGCCGCTCGTGCTGCGCTCGCGCGAGGGCTACAACACGATTCCGTCGGTCATCTCGCTCAACGCGCAGAACAAGCTGCTCGTCAGCCACCGCGCGAAGAACCAGCTCGTGCTGCGCCCGCAGCAGACCATCTACGGCGCGAAGCGGCTGGTGGGCCGTCCCTACGACAGCGCCGTGGTGAACCAGGTCCGCGAGCGCTTCCACTACGAAATCGTCCCCGACGCCGCGGGCCGTGCCGCCGTGCGCCTGGGCGACAACGTGCTGTCGCTCGAGGAGGTGCAGGCCATCATCCTCCGCGAGTGCAAGGAGATGGCGGAGGCCCACCTCAACCAGAAGGTGGAGCGCGCGGTGGTGACGGTGCCCGCGTACTACTCCGAGCCGCAGCGTGAGGCCGTCCGCAAGGCTGGCGTCCTCGCCGGGCTCAAGGTGGAGCGCATCCTCAACGAGCCCACCTCCGCGGCGCTCGCCTACGGCCTCAACCGCGAGCTGAACAAGAAGGTCCTCGTCTACGACCTCGGCGGCGGTACCTTCGACGCCACCATCCTCAAAATCGAGAAGAACGTCTTCGAGGTGCTCGGCACCGGCGGCGACATCTTCCTGGGCGGTATCGACTTCGACAACCTCATCGTCGACTCGCTCCTCGCGCGCTTCCAGGAGAAGGAGGGCATCGCCTTCTCCGGTGACGGCATCGCCCTGTCTCGCGTGAGCGACGCGGCCGAGCGCGCGAAGATGGCCCTCTCCGAGCGCGCCACCTTCGAGGTCCACATCCCCATGCTGATGATGGACGAGGCGGGGCGGCCCCGGGATTTGCGCGTCGTGATGACGCGGCAGGAGCTGGAGAAGATCTGCGACCCGCTGCTCAGCCGCACCGTGGACGTGGTGCGGGACGTGCTGCTGGACGCGAAGCTCAAGGCCTCCGAGGTGGATGACATCATCCTCGTGGGCGGCATGAGCCGCATGCCCCTGGTGCGCGACAAGCTGAAGGGGCTGTTCGGCAAGGGGCCGCAGGCCAGCGTCAACGCCGACGAGGCGGTGGCCCTGGGCGCGGCGCTCTACTCGGGCTCGGTGGACAAGGTGAGCAGCGTGGTGCTCATCGACGTGCTGCCCATGACGGTGGGCGTGGCCATGCCCGGCGGCGCCTTCAAGCGCGTCATCGAGCGCAACAGCCCGCTGCCCGCGCAGCGCTCCTTCGCCATCAACACGACGAAGGACAACGAGGAGTTCCTCGAGCTGTCCATCTTCCAGGGCGAGGACAACCACATCTCCGCCAACGAGTACCTGGGCACGGTGCGAATCGAGGGCCTGCCGAAGGGCCCCAAGGGCGCGGTGCGCGTCGCCGTCACCATCAAGCTCGACTCCGAGTGCGTGCTGCACGTGGAGGCGCGCGAGTACTCCACGCGCAAGGAAGTGAAGGCCACGCTGGCCACGCGCTACTCGCCCGAGGAGCTGCAGAAGCAGCTCCAGGTGACCAAGGAGTCGGTGAAGGCGGCGGAGGACCGGCGCGGCGCCGACCTCAAGGAGCGCGCCGGCGGCTTCTGGGGCTTCGTCAAGAAGGCGCTGGGCCGCAAGTAG
- the mltG gene encoding endolytic transglycosylase MltG, whose amino-acid sequence MKRFVLFLCVVVVMLAIGGTGAFLWAEGQLRSTMAPPGAAPVEFTVPKGTSGRGLGALLADQGLIRDARIWRWLLFRRGSFSPKAGRHEVSPSMTMAELATALEGNPIPEDVPFVVVEGWRLRDTDAALTAAGLITAGAYIAEASNPGKFTAPFPLPTVGTLEGYLYPETYGILPGKLDVHQLIQRQLDMFAERFFAPNRDGLTKSGRTLHEVVIMASMLEREEPLPEQRPLVAGILWKRVDKGFPLGVDATSRYELAQWNDRIAFLKRLRDTQDPYNTRHRKGLPPSPIGAPTVASLQAAMTPKPSDFWYYLHDAERKLHPSRNADEHEALRRKYNVY is encoded by the coding sequence ATGAAGCGTTTCGTCCTCTTCTTGTGCGTGGTCGTCGTAATGCTGGCCATTGGCGGCACCGGTGCCTTCCTGTGGGCCGAAGGTCAGCTGCGGAGCACCATGGCGCCCCCCGGGGCGGCCCCCGTGGAGTTCACCGTCCCCAAGGGCACGTCCGGGCGCGGCCTGGGCGCGCTGCTCGCCGACCAGGGACTCATCCGCGACGCGCGCATCTGGCGCTGGCTCCTGTTCCGCCGCGGTTCCTTCTCGCCCAAGGCCGGGCGCCATGAGGTCAGCCCCTCGATGACGATGGCGGAGCTCGCCACCGCGCTGGAGGGCAACCCCATCCCCGAGGACGTGCCCTTCGTCGTCGTGGAAGGCTGGCGCCTGCGCGACACCGACGCGGCGCTCACGGCGGCGGGCCTCATCACCGCCGGCGCGTACATCGCCGAGGCCAGCAACCCCGGCAAGTTCACCGCGCCGTTCCCCCTGCCCACCGTGGGTACGCTGGAGGGCTACCTCTACCCGGAGACCTACGGCATCCTCCCGGGCAAGCTGGACGTGCACCAGCTCATCCAGCGCCAGCTCGACATGTTCGCCGAGCGCTTCTTCGCTCCCAACCGCGACGGGCTCACCAAGAGCGGGCGCACGCTGCACGAGGTGGTCATCATGGCCTCCATGCTGGAGCGCGAGGAGCCCCTCCCCGAGCAGCGCCCGCTGGTGGCCGGCATCCTCTGGAAGCGCGTGGACAAGGGCTTCCCGCTCGGCGTGGACGCCACGTCGCGCTACGAGCTGGCGCAGTGGAATGACCGCATCGCATTCCTCAAGCGCCTGCGCGACACGCAGGACCCGTACAACACCCGGCACCGCAAGGGCCTGCCGCCGAGCCCCATCGGCGCGCCCACCGTCGCGTCGCTCCAGGCGGCCATGACGCCGAAGCCGAGCGACTTCTGGTACTACCTGCACGACGCCGAGCGGAAGCTGCACCCGTCGCGCAACGCGGACGAGCACGAGGCGCTGCGCCGCAAGTACAACGTGTACTGA
- a CDS encoding DUF58 domain-containing protein, translated as MLLDAQTLARLRGVKLRARAVMEGVLSGLHKSPHQGQSVEFAEHKEYAPGDELRHLDWKAYGKFDKYYVKRFEHETNLRAVMVVDASASMGYRSGALSKLDVANTLAGALCYLLVRQQDAAGLALMTGGKWRDVPPRASAGHLNVLLDTLESTQPNGATDLGSAADHLVEVLPRRSTVIVLSDLLDENQDALKRILALRQRKNDVSVFHLVDPAELTFPFDDPTLFLDMEGEGRIEVNPREIKESYLEEFNAFLASTKAACAEADVDYELVRTDDKLDDVLLRYLARRGRRG; from the coding sequence ATGCTGCTCGACGCCCAGACGCTGGCCCGCCTCCGCGGAGTGAAGCTGCGCGCCCGCGCGGTGATGGAGGGCGTGCTGTCCGGCCTCCACAAGAGCCCCCATCAGGGGCAGAGCGTGGAGTTCGCCGAGCACAAGGAGTACGCCCCCGGCGACGAGCTGCGCCACCTGGACTGGAAGGCGTACGGCAAGTTCGACAAGTACTACGTCAAGCGCTTCGAGCATGAGACGAACCTGCGCGCCGTCATGGTGGTGGATGCCTCCGCCTCCATGGGCTACCGCAGCGGCGCACTGAGCAAGCTGGACGTGGCCAACACGCTGGCCGGCGCGCTCTGCTACCTGCTGGTGCGCCAGCAGGACGCGGCGGGCCTGGCGCTGATGACGGGCGGCAAGTGGCGGGACGTGCCGCCGCGCGCGTCCGCGGGCCACCTCAACGTGCTGCTCGACACGCTGGAGTCCACGCAGCCCAACGGCGCCACGGACCTGGGCAGCGCCGCGGACCACCTGGTGGAGGTGCTGCCGCGCCGCTCCACCGTCATCGTCCTGTCTGACTTGCTCGACGAGAACCAGGACGCGCTCAAGCGCATCCTCGCGCTGCGGCAGCGGAAGAACGACGTCTCCGTGTTCCACCTGGTGGACCCGGCGGAGCTGACGTTCCCCTTCGATGACCCCACGCTGTTCCTCGACATGGAGGGCGAGGGCCGCATCGAAGTCAATCCGCGCGAAATCAAGGAGAGCTACCTGGAGGAGTTCAACGCCTTCCTCGCGAGCACGAAGGCCGCGTGCGCCGAGGCGGACGTGGACTACGAGTTGGTGCGCACCGACGACAAGCTGGACGACGTGCTGCTGCGCTACCTCGCGCGGCGCGGGAGGCGCGGGTGA
- a CDS encoding TerB family tellurite resistance protein, producing the protein MTTPPSPESFHIEVVKLLLQVATSDDRITHEEIQHLVAAARGMSVPLEELAAMTRCLKNGEPLPAPNLGVLRANPAAAIQAARELMASDSHVQGEEIEMLRQLRELLGVTG; encoded by the coding sequence ATGACCACCCCTCCGAGCCCCGAGTCCTTCCACATCGAGGTCGTCAAGCTGCTGCTCCAGGTCGCCACCAGCGATGACCGCATCACCCACGAGGAAATCCAGCACCTCGTGGCGGCCGCGCGCGGCATGAGCGTGCCGCTGGAGGAATTGGCCGCGATGACGCGGTGCTTGAAGAATGGCGAGCCGCTGCCCGCGCCGAACCTGGGCGTGCTGCGCGCCAACCCGGCCGCGGCCATCCAGGCGGCCCGGGAACTCATGGCCAGCGACAGCCACGTGCAGGGAGAGGAAATCGAGATGCTGCGGCAGTTGCGCGAGCTGCTCGGCGTCACGGGCTGA
- the fliB gene encoding flagellin lysine-N-methylase, which translates to MTATAPRYMTRFRCLADACEDTCCAGLVVTVSEARWTRLRDAVAGGPDAARVEAFIRPDEGSGPGAEAAVIAKREDGHCVFLDERKLCSLHRAHGEAVLPDACATFPRVATRGDERLEVVGSLACPEVARLCLLAEDGVEPVPVSDDVAVRPELARRLGGDAWTGNAEAVRAVAVRLLQRREVPFASRLFALGQLALRLDGFYFRGTEAFSGGAEALLSGSQPDGAEALPAGRHPEAARIGAETLLADVLRSFDAPETLAELHAGFSAIALPGGPWAAICATVLKARVGAVRSERFAVLARAALASYGGAEVPDEVWRIHSERCAKLVPSLSERVEQYFRHHAVNHWLRHPFTDAPTLLDYVFRLTLRAAVLRWTLFGHPTVVALCGVEDSAEARAQLDAAAVECFQLVAKHVEQAPELHSLAQGLAGKGGAETLGRMLVLLKGL; encoded by the coding sequence ATGACGGCCACCGCGCCCCGGTACATGACGCGGTTCAGGTGCCTCGCGGATGCGTGCGAGGACACCTGCTGCGCGGGGCTCGTCGTCACCGTGAGCGAGGCGCGCTGGACTCGCCTGCGCGACGCGGTGGCGGGCGGTCCGGACGCGGCGCGGGTGGAGGCGTTCATCCGGCCGGACGAAGGCAGCGGGCCCGGTGCCGAGGCCGCGGTCATCGCCAAGCGCGAGGACGGGCACTGCGTGTTCCTGGACGAGCGCAAGCTGTGCTCGCTGCACCGGGCGCATGGTGAGGCGGTGCTTCCGGATGCGTGCGCCACGTTCCCCCGCGTGGCCACGCGGGGGGACGAGCGGCTGGAGGTGGTCGGCTCGCTCGCGTGCCCGGAGGTGGCGCGGCTGTGCCTGCTCGCGGAGGACGGCGTGGAACCCGTGCCCGTGTCCGACGACGTGGCCGTGCGTCCGGAGCTTGCGCGGCGGCTCGGGGGCGATGCGTGGACGGGGAACGCGGAGGCCGTGCGTGCCGTGGCGGTGCGACTCCTGCAACGGCGAGAGGTGCCGTTCGCCTCGCGGTTGTTCGCGCTGGGGCAGCTCGCGCTCCGGCTGGATGGGTTCTACTTCCGGGGCACGGAGGCGTTCAGCGGCGGGGCAGAGGCACTGCTGTCCGGGTCGCAGCCAGACGGCGCTGAGGCGCTGCCGGCGGGGCGGCATCCGGAGGCAGCGCGCATCGGAGCCGAGACACTGCTCGCCGACGTGCTCCGCTCCTTCGACGCGCCGGAAACGCTGGCGGAGCTGCATGCCGGCTTCTCCGCCATCGCGCTGCCAGGAGGCCCGTGGGCGGCCATCTGCGCCACCGTGCTGAAGGCCCGGGTCGGCGCGGTGCGCAGCGAGCGGTTCGCGGTGCTCGCGCGTGCGGCGCTCGCGTCCTACGGCGGCGCGGAAGTCCCGGACGAGGTCTGGCGCATCCACTCCGAGCGTTGCGCGAAGCTGGTGCCGTCCCTTTCCGAGCGCGTGGAGCAGTACTTCCGCCACCACGCGGTGAACCACTGGCTGCGCCACCCCTTCACCGACGCGCCCACGCTGCTGGACTACGTGTTCCGCCTGACGCTGCGCGCGGCCGTGCTGCGCTGGACGCTCTTCGGCCACCCGACGGTGGTGGCGCTGTGCGGAGTGGAGGACTCGGCGGAGGCCAGAGCGCAACTGGACGCCGCCGCCGTGGAGTGCTTCCAGCTCGTCGCGAAGCACGTGGAGCAGGCGCCGGAGCTGCACTCGCTCGCGCAGGGCCTGGCGGGGAAGGGCGGCGCGGAGACGCTGGGCCGCATGCTGGTGCTGCTGAAGGGGCTGTGA
- a CDS encoding BatA domain-containing protein, producing the protein MTFGNPWMLLGALGALIPLLVHLFDRRRPRPHPFGPLAFVLRSQKRTASRLKLKRLLLYALRTLILLAIPIALARPEWSRDAAAAQIVKGPAATAIILDASLSMRWSDGTSLFERGRDEARDALKDLLPEEPATVLVCTESPAAPPPPGFDRARLRGMVDEAKPTYGAADLSRCMDMAARALEENPMPGKRLVVVSDMTAGAFRLEAPPPTVKGPTGAPVKPEVVLRDAASGRDVLNNHAIVDLKVEPALQAGPRSFQFTFTVRNFGAEAVKDLEATVRVGETMLAKGFVDVPAGGTTQKALTVRFPQGGTVVGQVSLAPDSLAEDDKRAFVLPVPRALKALVVNGAPHATRYRDEAFFVDAALTAPGSPVEVATRDAEVGLREDFSTYDLVLLLNVAAPGADDAKRLADFVENGGGLFISMGDRVNTEEYNERLSSVLPRPLRLVRTSVEREDPEADTKTARLAKVSVEHVLFSPFTGRAEEGLIGARFYKYMLLEADNPGSPGASQVLATYEDGAPAVAVMRKGKGRVALFTSTVDRDWSDFAIRTSFLPLMQRFAAYLTGSLEEREEIRVRVGEGATLRPEGTQKVSAVRAPDGSEVPVKEQPDGSLVAGPVTEPGAYSVLGADGKMLPALSFAASLDPAESDLGRVPQDTLTAYFGEDTVKASSGDSDKPAVPLWTWLILAACLAFFFEGTLLRK; encoded by the coding sequence GTGACGTTCGGCAATCCGTGGATGCTGCTGGGCGCGCTGGGCGCCCTCATCCCCCTGCTGGTGCACCTGTTCGACCGGCGCCGTCCCCGGCCGCATCCCTTCGGTCCGCTGGCCTTCGTGCTGCGCAGCCAGAAGCGCACCGCCAGCCGCCTCAAGCTCAAGCGCCTGCTGCTGTACGCGCTGCGCACCCTCATCCTCCTCGCCATTCCCATTGCGCTGGCCCGGCCGGAATGGAGCCGCGACGCGGCGGCCGCGCAAATCGTGAAGGGCCCCGCCGCCACGGCCATCATCCTGGACGCGTCGCTGTCCATGCGCTGGTCGGACGGCACGTCCCTCTTCGAGCGAGGCCGGGACGAGGCGCGTGACGCGCTGAAGGACCTGCTCCCAGAGGAGCCCGCCACGGTGCTGGTGTGCACGGAGTCGCCGGCCGCGCCTCCGCCGCCCGGCTTCGACCGGGCCCGGCTGCGGGGCATGGTGGACGAGGCGAAGCCGACCTACGGGGCCGCGGACCTGTCGCGCTGCATGGACATGGCGGCGCGGGCGCTGGAGGAGAACCCCATGCCGGGCAAGCGGCTGGTGGTGGTCTCCGACATGACGGCCGGAGCCTTCCGACTGGAGGCGCCGCCGCCCACGGTGAAGGGCCCCACGGGCGCGCCCGTGAAGCCGGAAGTGGTGCTGCGCGACGCGGCCAGCGGTCGGGACGTGCTGAACAACCACGCGATTGTCGACCTCAAGGTGGAGCCCGCGCTGCAGGCGGGGCCTCGCTCGTTCCAGTTCACCTTCACGGTGCGCAACTTCGGCGCGGAGGCGGTGAAGGACCTGGAGGCCACCGTGCGCGTGGGCGAGACGATGCTGGCCAAGGGCTTCGTGGACGTGCCCGCGGGCGGCACCACGCAGAAGGCGCTGACGGTGCGCTTCCCGCAGGGCGGCACGGTGGTGGGGCAGGTGTCGCTGGCGCCGGACTCGCTGGCGGAGGATGACAAGCGGGCCTTCGTACTGCCGGTGCCTCGCGCGCTGAAGGCGCTGGTGGTGAACGGGGCGCCGCATGCGACGCGCTACCGGGACGAGGCCTTCTTCGTGGATGCGGCGCTCACCGCGCCGGGCTCGCCGGTGGAGGTGGCCACGCGCGACGCGGAGGTGGGGCTGCGCGAGGACTTCTCCACGTATGACCTGGTGCTGCTGCTCAACGTGGCGGCGCCGGGCGCGGACGACGCGAAGCGACTGGCGGACTTCGTGGAGAACGGCGGTGGCCTCTTCATCAGCATGGGCGACCGGGTGAACACGGAGGAGTACAACGAGCGGCTCAGCAGCGTGCTGCCGCGCCCGCTGCGCCTGGTGCGCACCAGTGTCGAGCGCGAGGACCCGGAAGCGGACACGAAGACGGCGCGGCTGGCGAAGGTGTCGGTGGAGCACGTCCTCTTCTCGCCCTTCACGGGGCGCGCCGAGGAAGGACTCATCGGGGCGCGCTTCTACAAGTACATGCTGCTGGAGGCGGACAACCCGGGCTCACCGGGTGCGAGCCAGGTGCTGGCCACGTACGAGGACGGCGCTCCGGCGGTGGCGGTGATGCGCAAGGGCAAGGGGCGCGTGGCGCTGTTCACCAGCACGGTGGACCGCGACTGGAGTGACTTCGCGATTCGCACCTCGTTCCTGCCGTTGATGCAGCGCTTCGCCGCGTACCTCACGGGCTCGCTGGAGGAGCGCGAGGAGATTCGGGTGCGCGTAGGCGAGGGCGCGACGCTGCGGCCCGAGGGCACACAGAAGGTGTCCGCGGTGCGCGCTCCGGATGGCAGTGAGGTGCCGGTGAAGGAGCAGCCGGACGGCTCGCTGGTGGCGGGCCCGGTGACGGAGCCGGGCGCGTACTCGGTGCTGGGCGCGGACGGCAAGATGCTGCCGGCGCTGTCCTTCGCCGCGTCGCTGGACCCGGCGGAGAGTGACCTGGGCCGCGTGCCGCAGGACACCCTCACCGCGTACTTCGGAGAAGACACGGTGAAGGCGTCCAGCGGCGACTCGGACAAGCCGGCCGTGCCGCTGTGGACGTGGCTGATTCTCGCCGCGTGTCTGGCGTTCTTCTTCGAGGGCACGCTGCTGCGCAAGTAG
- a CDS encoding enoyl-CoA hydratase/isomerase family protein yields the protein MSAPAADVLLEVEGAIATLTLNDTARRNVMTPELGAALRSHVESLRERTDVRAVVLTGAGGAFSAGGDLKMLERLRKASFEEARVFMLDFYARYLSVLDLPMPTVAAVEGPAIGAGLCVALACDVCIVGEDAKLALNFVQLGLHPGMGATYFVPRRAGAQAAAELLLTGRRFDGKEAARLGLALEAAPPGTALSRARALAVQLAGNAPLAMRALKQRLAPDRAALQVALEEEARFQAESYGSADLGEGLAAAAARRPPVFEGR from the coding sequence ATGTCCGCTCCTGCCGCTGACGTCCTGCTGGAGGTGGAGGGTGCCATCGCCACCCTCACCTTGAATGACACCGCCCGCCGCAACGTGATGACCCCCGAGCTGGGGGCCGCGCTGCGCTCCCACGTGGAATCGCTGCGTGAGCGCACCGACGTGCGCGCCGTCGTCCTCACCGGAGCGGGAGGCGCGTTCTCCGCTGGCGGCGATTTGAAGATGCTGGAGCGGCTGCGCAAGGCCTCCTTCGAGGAGGCTCGCGTCTTCATGCTCGACTTCTACGCGCGCTACCTGAGCGTGCTGGATTTGCCCATGCCCACCGTGGCCGCGGTGGAGGGGCCGGCCATCGGCGCGGGGCTGTGCGTGGCGCTCGCGTGTGACGTGTGCATCGTGGGCGAGGACGCGAAGCTCGCGCTCAACTTCGTGCAGCTCGGCCTGCACCCCGGCATGGGCGCGACGTACTTCGTGCCCCGGCGCGCGGGAGCACAAGCCGCGGCGGAGCTGCTCCTCACCGGCCGCCGCTTCGACGGGAAGGAAGCAGCGCGCCTCGGGCTCGCGCTGGAGGCCGCGCCCCCGGGCACCGCGCTCTCGCGCGCCCGCGCCCTGGCGGTGCAATTGGCCGGCAATGCGCCGCTGGCCATGCGCGCCCTCAAGCAGCGGCTGGCTCCGGACCGCGCGGCACTTCAGGTCGCGCTGGAGGAGGAGGCGCGCTTCCAGGCGGAGAGCTACGGCAGCGCGGACCTGGGCGAGGGGCTCGCGGCCGCGGCGGCGCGCAGGCCGCCCGTGTTCGAGGGACGCTGA